In Thermanaerovibrio velox DSM 12556, the genomic stretch TGGACGGGAGCGGATGCATACTGCACGTGTCCGATACCCCCTCATCCACCTACGGCTACATAAGGCGGGCGGTTTTATCAATGAGGCCCATGATGGTTATCCACACCGGGGACGTGGCGGACGAGGTCAAGGTTGGACTTTGGCCATCCTTGAAGGACGAGTACGTCCGAAAGATAGCCAAGCTCTCTAAAACCCTGGACGTCATCAGGGACATCTCAAGGCTCCTCATCACCTGCGGCAACCACGACCTGGAGGAGGTGCTTAAGGAGCTCATCCCCTGGGCGGAGGTATACCCACTTAGGGCCTTAATCACCGTCAACGGCAGGTCCGTGGCGGCCTCCCACAGGCACTCGGACCTGGGGGAGCTCGGGGACGCAAACCTCTTCGGCCACGACCTGGATCTGAGGACCTCCACGGACGGGGACAGGATCATGTTGAACGGCATCGAGCGGATGAGCCTCTTGGACACCAACACCTGGTCGGTACGATTCATAACGGTACCCCCCGGGCACCGACGACGAACGGACACTGCGCCGCCGGAGGGGGCTATAACCATACTCACACCCCGATGGCCGCCGGCTGATCCGAGGGCATCGAAGGCAACCAAGGGGGCAGGGGACACAACCGGAGGTGGTACGAATGCTTTCACTGGTACGAGGAGGGCCTAAGGTGCTCGTGGTGGAGAGCACCGCTTCGGAAGGAAGGATAAGGGAACTGGAGGATTTCATGACCAGCCGCTGCGTACCCTGGCAGCTGGACCCTCTTTCCGCGGTGGAGTCGATAACGGAGGAGTCCACCCTCATCATATTCATGGCCTCCGGGGACAAGCCAGCCATGAAGGTGTACTCCACGAACACCCCGCCGGAGGACCTTTTATGCCATCTCATAAACTCAAGGCTCTGCGAGGCGGTGGACAACGTGTGCACCGCCCCGGGGACCGCGGTCATGCGGCTCTTGGGGGACGTGGACAAGGCGGCTGCAAGGATAGCCAAGGACCTTGGGGGGGAACTGGTGGACAGGCCCCACGCCCTGGCGTGCCCCGTCGGCACCAGGACCATCATATACTTCACCCAAAGCCCGCTGAACAGGCCCCTCCGGATGGAGGAGCTGCATCCCCTTGCGGTTATGGTGGAACGCCCCTGCTCCGAGGTATTAGGGCGTCTTAAGGAGAACGCCATGGACTACCTAAGCATGGCCATGGGTACCCCGGACTGGAACCACGTGGAGATCAAGATATACGACGCAGCGGGGAGATATGACCTGCACTACCAGAGGCTCATGGGGGCAATAGAGGGCTTGGACGCGGGGCTGGTCCTGTCCGAAGCCTGGGGGAGGGATCAGGCCTTCATACTCATGAGCGTGCCGGTCTACGTGGTTAGCCTCTTCACCCCCCTCCCCCCTTCGGAGGTGAAGGAGATCTGCACGGCCCTGGAGTACTCTCCGAAGGGGGATAGGTGGGTGGACCTGGACGTGATCCACCAGGGCAAGAAGGTTAGCTGGACGTCCATGGGACAAGGGAAGGGGGACACGAGGGACTCCTTGGGGCTCTCCCTCCGGGAGAAACTGCTGCCCCGCATGTCCCCCCAGGGGCTGAAAAGGCTTATGGAGGCGGAGTCCAAGCTTATGGAGAACCCGTGAGGGCCCTTCGGATGACCCTCAGCGGGTTCTCCCAGAGAAGCTTTTCCGTCAGCCTTGCCCCCAGCCTGCCCGCAAGTACCTCCAGGGCATCCCTGGCCTCCCGGTGGCTCATGAAGAGGTCCTTGCGGACCCCTTGGTAGAAGCTCTCGAACCTGTCGCAGAGGTCCAACCCAAGGGCGCAGGCATCCTCCCCCGCCAGGTCCACCACCCGGGTTATGTGACGGTACATCCCCTCCACCGGGTCGTCGAAGCCCACGAAGGATCCGTGGGCGTTGAACCCCACAACGCCTCCCGAACGGCCCAGGGCCTCTATGTGCCGGTCCTCAAGGTTCCTTGGGTGGGGGCAAAGGGACCGGCAGTTTGAGTGGGAGGCCCAAATGAAAGCCCCCATCCTCAGCAGGTCCTCCACCCCAGGGTCGTTCAGATGGCTTACGTCCAGGGCGATGCCCTTTTCCATCGCTGCCCCCACAAGGGCCAACCCCCGGGAAGAAAGCCCGCCGGGGGAGAGAACCACGCCTTTGAGATCCGTCCCTTCCGCGAAGCCGTTCCTGCGGCTCCAGGTGAGCCCCATGGACGCAAGGCCGTGGTACCTGAAAAACCCCAGGAGCTCCTCTGCCCCCTCAAGGGGCTCCGCTCCCTCCATGGAGGGCACAAGGCCCAGGGTCCCGCTGGAAACACACCTCTCAAGCTGGTCAGCATCTCTGACCAGGGCAAAGGCCCCTTCCGCCTCCCTCTCCTCCTCCAAAAGGCACTGCAGCTGGAAGAGCGCCTCCTCCAAAGCCCTTGGTACCGATAGATCGTCCACGAACAGCGTAACCACCAGCAGCCTAAGGCCGCTATCGAGGAAGTCCCTGAGGAAGATCCTCCTTACAACGTCCCGCTCCCCCCGGCGGCGTCTTACCGCCAGGTCATAGGGAAGGTCACAGTGCATGTCCACCCATCTCATGACATCGAACACCCCCAGCATGGTCCTCCAATGATAAACCCAGGGATACGTGGAATCCAATTGGCAATGGCATAACGGGAAGCCCCGGATGGGCCGAAAAATAGAGAGCAAGGACGAGAATTAACCTAAACTGGATGGGACGAAGCCCTTAGAATAGGGGGTGGCAGGGGATGACTAGACCATTAGCGCTTCTCAGCGGGCCGAAGGACGAGCGGCTGACCCTTCGCAAGGAGGCCGCGGAGGCGGAGGCGAAGGGAACTGAGGTAGGGAAGGAAGAAGGAACACCCCAGGATCCCATGGAGGAGGTCCGAAGGGCGGAGGAAAGGATCTACGCCTCCATGGACCGGGTGATGGTGACCCATCACAGGACGGTGCAGCGGTCCATGGAGGAGTACAAGCTGAAACTGAAGAAGAAGATCCTCGAGGCGGAGATCAAAAGGAGACGCGATCAGGACCAGGAACTGCTGAGCCTCGCGGTGGTGGAGGCTTTAAACCACAGGAACCTCTTAAAGGCCAAAGTTCTTAAGAGGAACGCGCCCCATGGCGGTAGGAGGTAAACCCCTCGAGGGCTTCCTTGAACTGTTCCCTGGAGAGGGTAGCTGGGGTGCCAACCGATCGGGCCCTCCAGTAGACCTCGCACAGGAACTCAAGGTTAACCGCCAGGTCAAAGGCCTCCTCCGGAGTCTCCCCCGCCACCACCGCCCCATGGTTGGCAAGCAGAACCCCTTTTACGCCGGAGGACATCGCCCTGGCGGCCTCGAGGGCAAGCTCCTGGGAGCCGAAGGGCCTGTAGGGCACCACCGGTATGTACTCATCCCCAAAGGCCGCGAGGTAGTAGTGAACCGCTGGCACCTCCCACTTAAGGCACGCCAACGTGGCGGCGAACCTTGAATGGGTGTGGAAAACCGCACCGACCTTAGGGTTAGCCTTTAATATCTCAAGGTGCATCCTCCACTCGCTGGAGGGCTTTCCCCCCTTCAGGTGTCGGCCCTCCATGTCCAAAACCGCCACGTCATCGGCCCTAAGGGCCCCGCAAGGGAAACCGGAGGGCTTGAGGGCCCAAAGCCCATCACCGCAGCGCACCGACAGGTTCCCTCCGGTGCCGAACACAAGCCCCCGCTGCTCCAAGAGCGTCCCATACCTCACCACCGCATCCCTAGCTAGATCTAAATCCAAAGGGCACTTACCCCCCATGGTCATCACCCCCGGAGGAATCAACCACAAAAACCGGTGGTTTGCAAGACCCCCAAGGGCCCTTAGCCGGCCGCCATATCCGATTGATGAAAGCAGCACAAGGGATGAGCATTTTTTGATTTATGTAAGGATATTGTATCCATCGACACCCCTAATAAGGGATAATATAATCATACTTGTCAATTATATAAGTTAAAAACATTACAAAAAGGAGATGGTACCTCCATGAGGCTTAAGGACTTCTCCCTGGCCCGGAAGATGTTTTTTCTGGCAGCGGGAGTGACGGGACTTCTCGCGGCGATGATCCTCACGGTGGCGCACCAAA encodes the following:
- a CDS encoding class II aldolase/adducin family protein, encoding MIPPGVMTMGGKCPLDLDLARDAVVRYGTLLEQRGLVFGTGGNLSVRCGDGLWALKPSGFPCGALRADDVAVLDMEGRHLKGGKPSSEWRMHLEILKANPKVGAVFHTHSRFAATLACLKWEVPAVHYYLAAFGDEYIPVVPYRPFGSQELALEAARAMSSGVKGVLLANHGAVVAGETPEEAFDLAVNLEFLCEVYWRARSVGTPATLSREQFKEALEGFTSYRHGARSS
- a CDS encoding metallophosphoesterase → MGRFFIPSHQAYGGPQLELGKGVRRFLESMGFIPPQLDGSGCILHVSDTPSSTYGYIRRAVLSMRPMMVIHTGDVADEVKVGLWPSLKDEYVRKIAKLSKTLDVIRDISRLLITCGNHDLEEVLKELIPWAEVYPLRALITVNGRSVAASHRHSDLGELGDANLFGHDLDLRTSTDGDRIMLNGIERMSLLDTNTWSVRFITVPPGHRRRTDTAPPEGAITILTPRWPPADPRASKATKGAGDTTGGGTNAFTGTRRA
- a CDS encoding dipeptidase encodes the protein MDSTYPWVYHWRTMLGVFDVMRWVDMHCDLPYDLAVRRRRGERDVVRRIFLRDFLDSGLRLLVVTLFVDDLSVPRALEEALFQLQCLLEEEREAEGAFALVRDADQLERCVSSGTLGLVPSMEGAEPLEGAEELLGFFRYHGLASMGLTWSRRNGFAEGTDLKGVVLSPGGLSSRGLALVGAAMEKGIALDVSHLNDPGVEDLLRMGAFIWASHSNCRSLCPHPRNLEDRHIEALGRSGGVVGFNAHGSFVGFDDPVEGMYRHITRVVDLAGEDACALGLDLCDRFESFYQGVRKDLFMSHREARDALEVLAGRLGARLTEKLLWENPLRVIRRALTGSP